Proteins encoded by one window of Vigna radiata var. radiata cultivar VC1973A chromosome 5, Vradiata_ver6, whole genome shotgun sequence:
- the LOC106759840 gene encoding nuclear transcription factor Y subunit C-1, producing the protein MENNQQGGQGQSGAYPGAAPGSAGAGAGAPPFQHLLHQQQQQLQMFWSYQRQEIEHVNDFKNHQLPLARIKKIMKADEDVRMISAEAPILFAKACELFILELTIRSWLHAEENKRRTLQKNDIAAAITRTDIFDFLVDIVPRDEIKDDAALVGATASGVPYYYPPIGQPAGMMIGRPAVDPATGVYVQPPSQAWQSVWQSAADDASYGGAGGAGAQGSIDGQS; encoded by the coding sequence ATGGAGAACAACCAGCAAGGGGGCCAAGGGCAATCGGGAGCGTACCCCGGCGCAGCGCCCGGAAGTGCAGGTGCAGGTGCAGGAGCGCCACCCTTTCAGCACCTCCTCCaccagcagcagcagcagctgcAGATGTTCTGGTCCTACCAGCGTCAAGAGATCGAGCACGTCAACGACTTCAAGAACCACCAGCTGCCCCTCGCTCGCATCAAGAAGATTATGAAGGCCGATGAGGACGTCCGCATGATCTCCGCAGAGGCCCCAATCCTCTTCGCCAAGGCCTGCGAGCTCTTCATCCTCGAGCTCACCATCCGCTCCTGGCTCCACGCCGAGGAGAACAAGCGCCGCACCCTCCAGAAGAACGACATCGCCGCCGCCATCACCCGCACCGACATTTTCGACTTCCTTGTTGACATCGTTCCTCGCGACGAGATCAAGGACGATGCCGCTCTCGTTGGGGCTACCGCTAGTGGTGTGCCTTACTATTACCCTCCCATTGGCCAGCCTGCCGGCATGATGATTGGCCGTCCCGCCGTTGATCCCGCCACCGGAGTCTACGTCCAGCCCCCGTCTCAGGCCTGGCAGTCTGTCTGGCAGTCCGCTGCCGACGATGCGTCGTACGGTGGCGCAGGCGGAGCCGGTGCGCAGGGGAGCATTGATGGCCAGAG
- the LOC106761635 gene encoding uncharacterized protein LOC106761635, which produces MECKKDGALRAKELAEKMLLQKDFGGARMLAMKALELYPNLDGLPRFLATIEVYISADKMVNGEVDWYRILGVQPLADEETIRRRYRKLALTLHPDKNKSVGADGAFNLISQAWSLLSDKDKRTTYDQKYNLWRTYHGNPGGKPSAPVTQNGLYSSLFSPVLLKPTFWTICNFCQTKFEYHNVYINSDLICTCCHKSFVASETSPPPVYRNGSSSSRISQMRQHNFNLSRMERSNGNHVPGRTPMSAINSARGSGPFSMPSSTFRIPTSASSAAETLGAFRMSSENLKRMHEDSTVSLEDAHIGKIHAAGSVFQSSGFGSYSIMKGDKPRKRRSTDEHKVGRDGRDMESKTVSQTEGTNLANEFGSGRVSAAGNYKRNGVRDISQLQMKHLLMEKARKEILKNLGELKASSALKSLNKSKNTDTEISEKGKSCDINGLKPGALEFVDSKAAGKKCFSVHPDPELPGSLSMNVPDPDFHDFDGDRIENAFGENQVWAAYDNDDGMPRFYCLIHDVISKNPFNMRISWLNTKSNDELAPIKWISSGFLKTSGEFRIGKRVYYSTLNSFSHRVKWTKGSRGVVHIYPKKGDVWALYRNWSLDWNEFTKDEIIQKYDMVEVLEDYSEEQGVNVAPLVKLAGFKTVFRQNVDPRKVRNISKAQMFRFSHQVPSYLLTGEEGPNAPKGCLELDPAATPMELLQVLAQDLEQDIIMKTEKSVKDELQHKENSREEVSLKGCQSTKEEGSDAGLGEKRSKPEILFVYKRRRLGEKRAVKC; this is translated from the coding sequence ATGGAATGTAAAAAGGATGGTGCCTTAAGGGCAAAAGAACTTGCAGAGAAGATGCTTTTACAGAAGGACTTTGGTGGGGCAAGAATGCTTGCAATGAAGGCTCTAGAATTATATCCCAATCTTGATGGCCTTCCTCGATTTCTGGCAACTATTGAGGTGTATATCTCAGCGGATAAAATGGTTAATGGAGAAGTTGACTGGTACAGGATCCTTGGTGTGCAACCCTTGGCTGATGAAGAAACAATTCGAAGACGATATAGGAAACTAGCTCTTACTCTGCACcctgataaaaataaatctgtaGGTGCAGATGGGGCGTTTAACCTTATCTCACAGGCTTGGAGTTTATTATCTGATAAGGACAAGAGGACCACATATGACCAAAAGTACAACTTATGGCGAACATATCATGGAAATCCTGGTGGGAAACCATCTGCGCCAGTTACTCAGAATGGTTTATATAGTAGTTTATTCAGTCCTGTGTTGTTGAAACCCACATTTTGGACCATTTGCAACTTCTGTCAGACGAAGTTTGAGTACCATAATGTTTATATTAACTCTGATCTTATCTGTACATGTTGCCATAAGTCATTTGTGGCTTCTGAGACATCACCTCCACCTGTATACAGAAATGGTTCGTCCTCTTCAAGAATTTCTCAGATGAGGCAACATAACTTCAACTTAAGCAGAATGGAAAGAAGTAATGGAAATCATGTTCCCGGAAGGACACCAATGTCTGCTATCAATTCAGCACGTGGGTCAGGTCCTTTCTCCATGCCTAGTAGCACTTTCCGCATACCAACATCAGCTTCTAGTGCTGCAGAAACTCTTGGTGCATTTAGGATGTCTTCTGAAAATTTGAAGAGAATGCATGAAGATTCAACCGTGTCTTTAGAGGATGCCCATATTGGGAAAATTCATGCTGCTGGTTCAGTTTTTCAGTCCTCTGGTTTTGGTTCATATTCTATTATGAAAGGTGACAAGCCTAGGAAGAGAAGGTCCACTGATGAACATAAAGTAGGTAGAGATGGAAGAGATATGGAAAGCAAAACAGTATCTCAAACTGAAGGAACAAACTTGGCTAATGAATTTGGGTCAGGAAGGGTTAGTGCTGCTGGAAATTACAAACGCAATGGTGTTAGGGACATATCACAGCTTCAAATGAAGCACCTATTGATGGAAAAGGCTCGGAAGGAGATTCTTAAAAATCTTGGTGAGTTGAAAGCTTCTTCTGCATTAAAAAGTCTAAACAAGTCAAAGAATACTGACACAGAAATCAGTGAGAAGGGGAAAAGTTGTGATATTAATGGTTTAAAGCCTGGTGCACTAGAATTTGTTGATTCTAAGGCTGCCGGAAAGAAGTGTTTTTCTGTTCATCCAGATCCTGAGCTTCCTGGTTCTCTCTCTATGAATGTTCCAGACCCAGATTTCCATGATTTTGATGGAGACCGTATTGAAAATGCTTTTGGTGAGAACCAGGTGTGGGCTGCATATGACAATGATGATGGCATGCCCCGGTTCTATTGTTTAATCCATGATGTAATCTCAAAGAATCCTTTCAATATGAGGATAAGCTGGTTGAATACCAAAAGCAATGATGAATTGGCCCCAATAAAGTGGATCAGTTCTGGCTTTCTTAAGACCAGTGGAGAGTTCAGAATAGGAAAGCGTGTGTATTATAGCACTCTTAACTCCTTTTCACACAGGGTGAAATGGACAAAGGGTTCGAGAGGGGTTGTCCATATATATCCGAAGAAAGGTGATGTATGGGCACTGTATCGGAACTGGTCCCTTGACTGGAATGAATTCACTAAAGATGAAATCATACAGAAATATGACATGGTGGAGGTGCTTGAAGACTACAGTGAAGAGCAAGGGGTGAATGTTGCCCCACTTGTCAAGCTTGCAGGTTTCAAGACGGTATTTCGGCAGAATGTTGATCCAAGAAAGGTCAGGAATATTTCAAAAGCGCAGATGTTTCGTTTCTCACACCAGGTACCTTCATACTTGCTTACTGGTGAAGAGGGTCCCAATGCTCCTAAAGGTTGCTTGGAGCTTGATCCTGCTGCTACGCCGATGGAGCTTCTTCAGGTGTTAGCTCAAGATCTGGAGCaagatataataatgaaaactgaaaaatctGTTAAAGATGAATTGCAGCACAAAGAGAATTCCAGGGAGGAGGTTTCACTTAAGGGGTGCCAGTCAACCAAGGAAGAAGGTTCTGATGCAGGATTAGGAGAGAAGAGAAGCAAGCCTGAGATTTTGTTTGTATATAAGCGGAGACGTCTGGGGGAAAAGAGAGCTGTGAAGTGTTAA